One genomic region from Equus asinus isolate D_3611 breed Donkey chromosome 8, EquAss-T2T_v2, whole genome shotgun sequence encodes:
- the NOTCH4 gene encoding neurogenic locus notch homolog protein 4 isoform X3, with protein sequence MQPPSLLLLLLLCRSVANTRGLQCGSFPEPCANGGTCLNLSQGQGTCQCAPGFLGETCEFPDPCQDAQLCQNGGSCQALLPTLPGSPSPPSPLAPSFFCTCPSGFTGERCQAQLKDPCSSFCSKMGRCHIQESGRPQCSCLPGWTGEQCELQDFCSANPCINGGECLATYPEIQCRCPPGFEGHACERDVNECFLDPGRCPKGTSCHNTLGSFQCLCPAGREGPHCELQPGPCPPRGCLNGGTCQLVPGRDSTFHLCLCPPGFTGPGCEVNPDDCVGHQCQNGGTCQDGLDTYTCLCPEAWTGLLCHMEDMCLSQPCHGEAQCSTNPLTGSTLCLCQPGYSGPTCHQDLDECQMAQQGPSPCEHGGSCLNTPGSFDCLCPPGYTGSRCEADHNECLSQPCHPGSTCLDLLATFHCLCPPGLEGRLCEVEINECASAPCLNQADCQDLLNGFLCVCLPGFTGSRCEEDINECGSSPCANGGQCQDQPGSFHCKCLPGFEGPRCQVEVDECLSGPCPTGASCLDLPGAFFCLCPSGFTGHLCEVALCAPNLCQLKQKCQDQDKVHCLCPDGSPGCAPAEDNCTCHHGHCERSSCICDVGWTGPECEAELGGCVSEPCSHGGTCHPQPSGYNCTCPTGYTGPTCSEEVTACHSGPCLNGGSCSPSPGGYSCTCPPSHTGPRCQTSTDHCASAPCLNGGTCVNRPGTSSCLCATGFQGPRCEGRIRPSCADSPCRNRATCQDGPQGPRCLCPTGYTGGSCQTLMDLCAQKPCPHNSHCLQTGPSFQCLCLPGWTGPLCNLPLSSCQKAALSQGTEVSSLCQNGGLCIERGLSHFCHCPPGFQGSICQDRVNPCESRPCQHGATCVAQPNGYLCQCAPGYHGQNCSKESNACQSQPCHNRGTCTPKPGGFHCTCPPGFVGLRCEGDVDECLDQPCHPTGTAACHSLANAFYCQCLPGHTGQWCEVELDPCQSQPCSHGGSCEARPGPPPGFICHCPQGFEGPTCSHKVPSCGTHHCHHGGLCLPSPKPGFPPRCACLNGYGGPDCLTPPAPQGCGPPSPCLHNGSCSETPGLGGPGFRCSCPTSSPGPRCQRPGAKGCEGRGGDGACDAGCSGPGGNWDEGDCSLGVPDPWKGCPSHSRCWLLFRDGQCHPQCDSEECLFDGYDCETPPACTPAYDQYCHDHFHNGHCEKGCNTAECGWDGGDCRPEDGHSEWGPSLVLLVVLSPPALDQQLLTLARVLSLTLRVGLWVRKDSDGRDMVYPYPGAQAEEELGGTPDPSHQKKAAPQTKPVGKETDSLSTGFVVVMGVDLSHCGPDHPASRCPWDPGLLLRFLAAMAAVGALEPLLPGPLLAAHPRAGTAPPANQLPWPVLCSPVAGVLLLALGALLVLQLIRRRRREHGALWLPPGFTRRPRTQPAPHRRRPPLGEDSIGLKALKPEAEFGEDGVVMCSVPEEEEEVGQAEEMASPSKCQLWPLSVDCQELPQAAMLTPPQESEMDVPDVDTRGPDGVTPLMSAVCCGGVESRIFQGPWLGSPEPWEPLLGGGACPQAHTVGTGETPLHLAARFSRPTAARRLLEAGANPNQPDRAGRTPLHTAVAADAREVCQLLLRGRQTAVDARTEDGTTALMLAARLAVEDLVEELIAAQADVGARDKWGKTALHWAAAVNNARAARSLLQAGADKDAQDGREQTPLFLAAREGAVEVAQLLLGLGADRGLRDQAGLGPEDIARQRNHWDLLTLLEGAGPPEARHKATPGRGADPPPRARTASGSVPPRGGGALPRCRTLSAGAGPRGGGACLQARTLSVDLAVHGGGAYSPCRSPSKGGAVGGLPHRGRRFSAGMRGPRPNPAIVRGRSGLAAGSGDVVSADNWPSDWVALGACGAASNTQIPPPCLTPSPERGSPQVAWGPPAHRVVPLNAGGEGQK encoded by the exons ATGCAGCCCCcttcactgctgctgctgctgctgctgtgtcgCTCAGTTGCCAACACCAGAG GGCTGCAGTGTGGGAGTTTCCCAGAACCCTGTGCCAACGGAGGCACCTGCCTGAACCTATCTCAGGGGCAAGGGACATGTCA gTGTGCTCCTGGCTTCCTGGGTGAGACATGCGAGTTTCCCGACCCCTGCCAGGATGCCCAGCTCTGCCAGAATGGGGGCAGCTGCCAAGCCCTGCTTCCCACCCTCCCAggctcccccagccctccctctcccttgGCCCCCAGCTTCTTCTGCACCTGCCCCTCTGGCTTCACTGGTGAGAGGTGCCAGGCCCAGCTCAAGGACCCCTGTTCTTCCTTCTGTTCCAAAATGGGCCGCTGCCATATCCAGGAATCAGGCCGCCCACAGTGCTCCTGCCTGCCTGGGTGGACAG GTGAGCAGTGCGAGCTTCAAGACTTCTGCTCAGCCAATCCCTGCATCAATGGAGGGGAATGTCTGGCCACATACCCCGAGATCCAGTGCCGCTGCCCACCTGGCTTCGAAGGCCATGCCTGCGAACGCGATGTCAATGAGTGTTTCCTGGACCCCGGACGCTGCCCCAAGGGCACCTCCTGCCATAACACCCTGGGGTCCTTCCAGTGTCTCTGCCCTGCTGGGCGGGAGGGTCCACACTGTGAGCTCCAGCCAGGACCCTGTCCCCCGAGGGGCTGTCTCAATGGAGGCACCTGCCAGCTGGTTCCAGGGAGAGACTCCACTTTccacctctgcctctgccccccaG GTTTCACAGGCCCGGGCTGTGAGGTGAATCCAGATGACTGTGTCGGGCACCAGTGTCAGAACGGGGGTACTTGCCAAGATGGACTGGATACATACACCTGCCTCTGCCCAGAAGCCTGGACAG GCCTCCTATGCCACATGGAGGACATGTGTCTGAGCCAGCCGTGCCATGGGGAAGCCCAGTGCAGCACCAACCCCCTGACAGGCTCCACGCTCTGCCTGTGTCAGCCTGGCTACTCAGGGCCTACCTGCCACCAGGACCTGGACGAGTGTCAGATGG cccAGCAAGGTCCCAGTCCCTGTGAACACGGCGGCTCCTGCCTCAACACCCCTGGTTCCTTTGACTGCCTCTGTCCCCCTGGCTACACCGGCTCCCGCTGTGAGGCTGATCACAATGAGTGCCTGTCTCAGCCCTGCCACCCCGGCAGCACCTGCCTGGATCTGCTCGCCAccttccactgcctctgcccACCAG GCTTAGAAGGGCGGCTCTGTGAGGTAGAGATCAACGAGTGTGCCTCTGCTCCTTGCCTGAACCAGGCTGACTGCCAGGACCTGCTCAACGGCTTCTTGTGCGTCTGCCTGCCTG GATTCACTGGCTCCCGGTGTGAGGAGGACATCAACGAGTGTGGAAGCTCTCCCTGTGCCAATGGTGGGCAGTGCCAGGACCAGCCTGGATCCTTCCATTGCAAGTGTCTTCCAG GCTTTGAAGGCCCGCGCTGTCAGGTGGAGGTGGATGAGTGTCTGAGTGGCCCATGCCCCACTGGAGCCAGCTGCCTTGATCTCCCAGGAGCCTTCTTTTGCCTCTGCCCCTCTGGCTTCACAG GTCATCTCTGTGAGGTTGCCCTGTGTGCCCCTAACCTGTGCCAGCTCAAGCAAAAATGCCAGGATCAGGACAAAGTCCATTGCCTCTGCCCTGATGGAAGCCCTGGCTGTGCCCCTGCTGAGGACAACTGCACCTGCCACCATGGGCACTGCGAGAG ATCCTCCTGTATCTGTGATGTGGGTTGGACAGGACCAGAGtgtgaggcagagctggggggcTGTGTCTCCGAACCCTGTTCCCACGGAGGGAcctgccacccccagccctctGGCTACAACTGCACCTGCCCCACGGGCTACACAG GGCCCACCTGCAGTGAGGAGGTGACAGCTTGTCACTCAGGGCCCTGTCTCAATGGTggctcctgcagccccagccctgggggctACTCCTGCACCTGCCCTCCGAGCCACACTGGGCCCCGCTGCCAGACCAGCACCGACCACTGTGCCTCTG ccccgtgCCTCAATGGGGGTACCTGTGTGAACAGGCCTggcacctcctcctgcctctgtgccACTGGCTTCCAGGGCCCacgctgtgagggaaggatccgTCCCAGCTGTGCAGACAG CCCCTGTAGGAACAGGGCAACTTGCCAAGATGGCCCTCAAGGTCCCCGCTGCCTCTGCCCCACTGGCTACACAGGAGGCAGCTGCCAG ACCCTGATGGACTTATGTGCCCAGAAGCCTTGTCCACACAATTCCCACTGCCTCCAGACTGGGCCCTCCTTCCAGTGCCTGTGCCTCCCGGGATGGACTGGGCCTCTCTGCAACCTTCCGCTGTCCTCCTGCCAGAAGGCTGCTCTAAGCCAAG GCACAGAAGTCTCTTCCCTGTGTCAGAATGGAGGCCTCTGCATCGAAAGAGGCCTCTCCCACTTCTGCCACTGCCCCCCTGGATTCCAAGGCAGTATATGCCAGGACAGGGTGAACCCATGTGAGTCCAGGCCCTGCCAGCACGGGGCCACCTGTGTGGCCCAGCCCAATGGGTATCTCTGCCAG TGTGCCCCAGGTTACCATGGACAGAACTGCTCAAAGGAATCCAATGCTTGTCAATCCCAGCCCTGTCACAACCGTGGGACCTGCACTCCCAAACCTGGAGGCTTCCACTGTACCTGCCCTCCAGGCTTTGTGGGGCTGCGCTGTGAGGGAGACGTGGATGAGTGTCTGGACCAGCCCTGCCACCCCACAGGCACTGCAGCCTGCCACTCTCTAGCTAATGCTTTCTACTGCCAGTGTCTGCCTGGACACACAG GCCAGTGGTGTGAAGTGGAGCTAGACCCCTGCCAGAGCCAACCCTGCTCCCATGGAGGGTCTTGTGAGGCAAGACCAGGACCACCCCCGGGGTTCATCTGCCACTGCCCCCAG GGTTTTGAAGGCCCCACCTGCAGCCATAAAGTCCCCTCCTGCGGCACCCATCACTGCCACCACGGTGGCCTGTGTCTGCCCTCCCCCAAGCCTGGCTTCCCACCCCGCTGTGCCTGCCTCAATGGCTATGGGGGCCCTGACTGCCTGACCCCACCTGCTCCTCAAGGCTGTGGCCCTCCTTCTCCATGTCTACACAATGGCAGCTGCTCAGAGACCCCCGGACTGGGGGGCCCAGGCTTTCGATGCTCCTGCCCCACCAGCTCTCCAGGGCCCCGGTGTCAGAGGCCCGGAGCAAAGGGATGCGAGGGCAGAGGTGGAGATGGGGCCTGTGATGCtggctgcagtggcccaggaggAAACTGGGACGAGGGGGACTGCTCCCTGGGGGTCCCGGACCCCTGGAAGGGCTGCCCCTCCCACTCCCGTTGCTGGCTTCTCTTCCGGGATGGGCAGTGCCACCCACAGTGTGACTCTGAAGAGTGTTTGTTTGATGGCTACGACTGTGAGACTCCTCCAGCCTGCAC TCCAGCCTATGACCAGTACTGCCACGACCACTTCCACAATGGGCACTGCGAGAAAGGCTGCAACACCGCAGAATGTGGCTGGGATGGGGGCGACTGCAGGCCCGAAGACGGGCATTCAGAGTGGGGGCCCTCCCTGGTCCTGCTGGTGGTGCTGAGCCCCCCGGCCCTGGACCAGCAGCTGCTCACCCTGGCCCGGGTGCTGTCCCTGACCCTGAGGGTGGGGCTCTGGGTGAGGAAGGATAGTGATGGCAGGGACATGGTGTACCCCTATCCTGGGGCCCAGGCCGAAGAGGAGCTGGGAGGAACCCCAGACCCCTCTCATCAGAAGAAAGCAGCCCCCCAAACAAAGCCCGTGGGCAAGGAGACGGACTCTCTCAGCACTGG GTTTGTGGTGGTAATGGGTGTGGATTTGTCCCACTGTGGCCCTGACCACCCTGCATCCCGCTGTCCCTGGGACCCTGGGCTCCTGCTCCGCTTCCTTGCGGCGATGGCTGCAGTCGGGGCCTTGGAGCCCCTACTGCCAGGACCGCTGCTGGCTGCCCACCCTCGTGCAGGCACCG CGCCCCCCGCCAACCAGCTTCCCTGGCCTGTGCTGTGCTCTCCGGTGGCTGGGGTGCTTCTCCTGGCCCTTGGGGCTCTTCTCGTCCTCCAGCTCATCCGGCGACGTCGCCGAGAGCATGGAGCCCTCTGGCTGCCCCCTGGGTTCACTCGAAGGCCTCGGACTCAACCGGCTCCTCACCGGCGCCGGCCCCCCCTGGGCGAGGACAGCATCGGCCTCAA GGCACTGAAACCGGAGGCAGAATTTGGTGAGGATGGAGTTGTGATGTGCTCAGTCCCCgaggaagaagaggaggtggGCCAG GCTGAAGAAATGGCCTCACCCTCCAAGTGCCAGCTCTGGCCTCTGAGCGTTGACTGTCAGGAGCTCCCCCAGGCAGCCATGCTGACTCCTCCTCAGGAATCTGAGATGGATGTCCCTGACGTGGACACCCGTGGACCTG ATGGGGTGACACCCCTTATGTCAGCAGTCTGCTGTGGTGGAGTAGAATCCAGGATCTTCCAAGGGCCATGGTTGGGAAGCCCTGAGCCCTGGGAACCTCTGTTGGGTGGAGGGGCTTGTCCCCAGGCTCACACTGTGGGCACTGGTGAGACCCCCTTGCACCTGGCTGCCCGATTCTCCCGGCCAACCGCTGCCCGCCGCCTCCTTGAGGCTGGAGCCAACCCCAACCAGCCAGATCGAGCAGGGCGCACCCCCCTTCACACTGCTGTAGCTGCTGATGCTCGAGAGGTCTGCCAG CTCCTACTCCGCGGCAGACAGACTGCAGTTGACGCGCGTACAGAGGATGGGACCACAGCCCTGATGCTGGCTGCCAGACTGGCAGTGGAGGACCTGGTTGAAGAACTGATTGCAGCCCAAGCAGATGTGGGGGCCAGAGATAAGTGGG GAAAAACCGCGCTGCACTGGGCTGCGGCCGTGAACAACGCCCGGGCCGCCCGCTCCCTTCTCCAGGCCGGAGCCGATAAAGACGCCCAGGACGGCAGG GAGCAGACGCCTCTGTTCCTGGCGGCTCGAGAAGGGGCGGTGGAAGTAGCCCAGTtgctgctggggctgggggcagaccGAGGACTGCGGGACCAGGCTGGGCTAGGGCCCGAAGACATCGCCCGCCAGCGCAACCACTGGGATCTGCTGACGCTGCTGGAAGGGGCGGGGCCACCGGAGGCGCGTCACAAAGCCACGCCGGGCCGCGGGGCGGACCCCCCACCGCGCGCGCGCACCGCGTCGGGAAGCGTGCCCCCGCGTGGGGGCGGGGCTCTGCCGCGCTGCCGGACGCTGTCAGCCGGAGCAGGCCCCCGTGGGGGCGGAGCATGTCTGCAAGCCCGGACTTTGTCCGTAGACTTGGCCGTGCATGGGGGCGGGGCCTACTCTCCTTGCCGGAGCCCATCGAAAGGAGGAGCAGTAGGAGGCCTGCCCCACCGCGGCCGTAGGTTTTCTGCAGGCATGCGCGGACCGCGGCCCAACCCTGCAATAGTGCGAGGAAGATCCGGGCTCGCGGCCGGCAGCGGGGATGTGGTCTCAGCTGATAACTGGCCCAGCGATTGGGTGGCCCTGGGAGCCTGCGGCGCCGCCTCCAACACTCAGATCCCGCCTCCTTGCCTTACTCCCTCCCCGGAGCGGGGATCCCCTCAAGTTGCCTGGGGTCCCCCTGCCCACCGAGTAGTACCTTTAAATGCGGGAGGCGAGGGTCAAAAATAG